The region CAAGCACCCGCCCCGCCGGAAACAGCTTCAGCCCCAGCAACAGCGCGCCGACCGGCGCGGCCACGACCAGCAGATAGGGCAACAGCCCCGCCGCGCTCGTCAACGGCGTACTGGCATAGGGGGTAACGGGAAAGGCCAGCCGCAGCCCACAGGCGAACGCCGCGACCAGAACCCAGATGGTGATGATGCGATGCAGGTTCACCTGCATGGACAGGACGAGCGCCACGCTCCGACGATAGAGATGATCCTGTACCAATCGCACCATGGAAACGGGATCCTCCACCCGAACAGCCAACGAAGCGCCGACTATCCGTGCTTCTGGTTAATGCCGGGTAAAATGCACGGGCAGCCGGAAAGTTCTTTCCACATGGGTTCGCACAAACCTCAGCGCCCACTGCGCCTCTGCGCGAACCAATAAAATTCCCGACAGGCGATCCCCTATTTCCGGGGCACCGTAATCTGGATCATCGTCCGCCCGCCAATATTGCGCAGGAACACCTCACCCCCCAACGCCTGCACCCGCCGCATCAGCGACCGGGAAGGCACCGCGCCCGTCGATCCCAGCCGCGCCAGATTGGGCACGCCATCGTCGGTCACGTGAAGCGCAATGCGGTTCCCGGCGGGCTGCAACGAAAATTCGACCGTGCGGGCGCCCGCGTGGCGGACGGCGTTGGCGACGATCTCCCGCACGGCAAAGCTCAATTCCCGGCCGATCATCGCGCTGGTCGCGCAATTGCCGTCCTCCACCTTCAACTCGCACCTTATGCCCCATTGGTCCGCCAGCGACCGCACGACCATGGACAGGGTTTCGGGCAGATAGGCGAAATCCTCCTCATCCTCCTCCGGGTCGATGATCCATCGGATCGTGGCGATCTGGTCCTTGGCGATCCGGTCGACATTCTCGATCACCGTCCGGGGATTTTTAATCGATCCGTCCAGTACCGGCGCGACCTGAAACCGGATGCTGGCCAGCGCCTGCAACACGCTGTCATGCAGTTCGCGCTGCAACCGCTCCCGCTCCCGCGCGCCTGCTATGGCATGCGCCAGGTCCAGGCTGTTGCGCACCATCAATTCCTCGCAGGCGCTTTCGAACACCCGCTGGGCGATGGCCGCGACATCCTCATGGGTGGGGTCGTTCAACTGGACAGCGCCCACCGCATCGAACGTGCCCAGCGACACGCGGACCGTCAGCAGCGTTTCCGCCTCCAGCGCCGCCGCCCACGCTCGCCCTCCATGGGACAGCGGATAAATCTCGCCCACGCCGTCGGACGGCAGGATGATTGACGCGCCGCGAGGGCAATCATGCCACCCCGTCTCCACGGACAACAGCCCGCCATTGCCCTCCGGCATCTGGTCGCCCAGGCGGCTTGATGCGAACCGATATGGCTCCCCGCTGTCCGCACGGAACAGCACGGCGACATTCTCTCCCCCCGACGCGATCCGCAGCGCCTGCAACAGGAACGACCCGGCGTTGCCCTTGACGGGCGGGAAACCGCTGTCCGCCAGCCGCCGCGCCCGCTCCCGTTCCAGCAGCGTATCGCGGCCCGGCCCCAGCAGCATGCCCGTGATCGCGATCACCACCGCAAGGTACAGCACGCGCAGCGCGATCCGCTCCGCATCCGGTTCGGACGGGACCGCCACCACCTCGTCGGTCCACACGGTCAGCAACGCCGTGACCACCGCAAAGGCGGCCACCAGCACATGCAGCCGCCGTCGCACGATCAGCGCGATCTCGACCGCGACGAACAGGCTGCCGGAAAAATAGGGGCTGTTGGCCGGGTCCGTCACCACCAGCAGCGCCAGGAACAGCATCGCGTCCAGGCAGACCACCGGCTTGCGTATCCGCATCTCCGTGACCCAGGACCGGCCCGACAGGACCAGCGTCCCGGCGGCCAGCGCCAGCATGGCCAGGATGATGCCGTTCTCGGCGCTCTCGGCCCATGATCGCGGCGTTGCAAAGCCAAAGCTCGTCGCCGTGTAGACGACCGCCAGCACCAGCCGCGTGATGTCCAGCATCCGCCAGGGCCGAAGCGCCGACAAGGCAAGCGAACCTCGCCCGTTCAACGTCCGCAACAGATCGGCATGTCCATGGATCACGCGGTCACGGCCTCCTTGGCGCTTGGTCTATATTATTAGTTATATGACTTTAGCGAAGCATCAGGACTTTGCTGTATAATAACGGCAAAGTTAACTCCCGCAAACCTCTCGGTTAACAGTAATTAAGACCAAACTGAACTTAAGGAAACCTACGACCCTCATTCAAAATCCCCGCGCCATGATTGCCAGCGTCTCCCGCGAACCATCGCAGGCCCAATCCTGTTGCGCAAGGCCGACTTGGGGATCGTGCGAAACCAGACCGAAAATTAAATATTACGATCCCGTAACAACCAACTTAAAAATCGCGTCCAATTCACCATTTCATTCATGAAAATAATCATAAACCAACTGCGCCACCGCCTTGGAAACGCCCGGTGCTTTCAGCAAATCTTCCAGCGCCGCGCTCTTCACCGCCTTCGCCGTTCCGAAGTGCATCAACAGCGCCTTCTTGCGCGACGGCCCGATCCCCGGCACCTCATCGAGCGAGCTGGTCGAAATCGCCTTGCTCCGTTTCTGCCGGTGCGCCCCGATCGCAAAGCGATGCGCCTCGTCCCTCAACCGTTGCAGGTAGAACAGCACCGGATGATTGATCGGAAAGCTGATCTCCCGCCCGTCCGGCATATGGAACACTTCCCGCCCATCACGCCCATGATGCGGGCCCTTGGCGATGCCGATCATGCAGATATCCTCGATCCCCATGTCCTCCAGGATCGCCCGTGCCGACGACAGCTGCCCCTTGCCACCGTCGATCAGCACCAGGTCGGGCCATTCGCCGCTGTCCCGATCCGGGTCCTCACGCGCCGCTCGGCCAAATCGCCGCTCGAACACCTCCCGCATCATCGCGAAGTCGTCGTTCGACGTCTCCGGGTTCTTCATATTGAACTTGCGATAGGCGTTTTTGCGGAAGCCCTCCGGCCCCGCGACCACCATCGCGCCCAGCGCATGGCTGCCCTGAATATGGCTGTTGTCGTAAATCTCGATCCGGTCCGGCACGCCGTCCAGCCCGAACGCCTCGACCATGTCGTCGAGCACCTTCGCCTGCGTCGTCGTTTCCGCCAGCCGCCGGTCCAGCGCCTCCACCGCATTGCGTTGCGCCTGCTTGATCAACCGGGTGCGATCGCCGCGCTGAGGCACTTCTATCCGCACCTTGAACCCGATCCGCTCGCTCAACGCCTGCGTCATCAGGTCGCACTCCATGGGCGCGCGATCGGACAGGATCAGCTTGGGCGGGGGCACTTCCTCGTAAAATTGCGCCATGAAGCTCGCCAGCACCTCATCCTCGGCCACTTCGGCGGTATGGACAGGAAAGAAGCTGCGATGCCCCCAATTCTGTCCGCCGCGAATGAAGAAGGCCTGGATGCACATCGCCCCGCCCTTCGTCGCCAGCGCAAAGATATCGGCATCGCCCAGTCCCTCCGCATTGATCGCTTGGCTCCCCTGGATGAAGGTCAGCGCCTTGAGCCGATCGCGCAGCACCGCCGCCTGCTCGAAATCCAGCGCAGCCGACGCAGCCTCCATCGCCTCGCCCAGCTTCTTCTGCACAGCGGTCGATTTTCCGCCGAGGAAATCCTGCGCATCTTTCACAAGTTCCGCATAATCCGCATCGCCGATTCTGCCGACGCAGGGAGCCGAACATCGCTTGATCTGGAACAGCAGGCAGGGTCGCGACCGGTTGGCAAAAAAGCTGTCGGTGCAGCTTCGCAGTAAGAACAGCTTCTGGAGCGCATTGATCGTCCGCGTCACCGACCCGGCACTGGCAAAGGGGCCGTAATAGCGGCCCTTATATTTTCGCGCTCCACGATGCTTCTGGACGCGGGGGAAATCATGATCTTCCCGCAACAGGATGAAGGGGAAACTTTTGTCGTCACGCAGCAGAACATTATAGGGTGGGCGGAATCGCTTGATCAGCTGCGCTTCCAGCAGCAGCGCCTCTGCCTCACTGTTGGTGGTCACGATCGTCATGGAGCGCGTTTGCGCCACCATGCGCTGCAGCCGCTTGGGCAAACGATCTACCTGGACGTAATTGGCCACCCGGTTACGCAGGGCGCGCGCCTTGCCGACATAGAGGACGTCGCCCCGTGCATCCTGCATGCGATAGACGCCGGGCCGCGTTGGCAGGGTTTTCAGCGTCGTGCGGATCGCTTCCACCCCAGCTTGGATATCGGGCACCCCCGCGCCGCGCACAGTGAAGCTGGCCTTGTCCTCATGGAAACGATCGGGAGATTGGGGATGCGACATGCCTGCAGAGATAGCGGTGACGGAGACAAGCGCAATGCTTCAGACGCCGCCCACTGGCTCAACCCGCCATTGAAACGGGCTGGATTTCCCACTTACACATCGCGACTTCAGCCATCCTGATGCAGTGCGTCAGCGCACGCGCCGAGGATCAGCAAAGGGACTATCATGGCTACCAAAGCCTATGGCGCCTATACCGCCGACACCCCCGTTGAACCCATCACCATCGAACGCCAGCCGATCGGGCCGCATGACGTCCAGATCGCCATCGCCTACTGCCGGATCTGTCATTCAAATTTGCACCACGTTCGTTCCGAATGGGCCGGAACGCTTTACCCCTGCGTGGCGGGACATGTAATCGTTGGTCATGTTACCGCAGTCGGAGAGCAGGTTGCGAACTTTCGGCCAGGGGACACCTTGGGCGGCGGGCGTATGGTCGATAGCTGCCAGCACTGCGCTGCTTGCGAGGAGGGATTGGAGCAATATTGCGAGTCAGGCTTCGTGGGCACCTATCGCACCCATCGTCCAACATTGGCTCGCTCATCTTTGGACGGAGATCGATCGCGGGATCCTTGATCGGCGGTTTCGCTGAAACGCAGGAGATGCTGGATTTCTGCGCTGATAAGGGCATCGTGGCCGATATAGAAATGATCGCCGTGCACGACATCGAGACCGCTTATCAGCGGATGCAGAAGAGCGACGTCAAATATCGCTTCGTGATCGACAACGCGACCCTCTCCGACTGACCGGCCGGCCCATCTCTGGCCTCGCAGGATGGGCCCCTGCAGAGCCTTTCGAAGGAGCGCGCCACCCGAACGTGAAAAGGGCCGGTACGGCAATCCGCACCGGCCCTTTCAAAGGCATGTGATTTTACGCTTTAGACGCCAGCGCCCAAGCTCTTGATGGCGCTGTCTACCAACTGCTTGTCGGCCCCAGCATCGTGCTTCTGCGCGATCAAAGCCGCCGCAGCGCTTGTCGCCGCGTTGACGGCCTTGGTACGGATCCCCGCAATCGCCGCGCGTTCCGCCGCGCCGATTTTGTCTTCCGCCATCTTCTGACGCCGGGCGACCAATGCGACCGCATTAGCCTTCGCATCTTCCAACAGCGTGGCCGCTTCGCTTTCGGCCGACTTGCGCATGGCCTCAGCTTCACCAGCGGCAGCCGCCAGCTTTGCTTCATACTCGCCCTTCAGCGCCTCAGCTTCGGCGCGCAGCTTTTCGGCTTCGGCCAGCTGGCTCTTGATCTGGGCGATCCGACCGTCCAGCGCGCCGCCAATCAGGGCGGGAACCTTCTTGATGAGCAGGATGACGATAAACACCGCCATCGCCAGGCTCACCCAGGCGGTTGCGTCCATGCCGACAGCCTTGGGGTCAGTATGCGGGACGACGCCTTCATGAGCCACGGTGCCGACCGGCTCCATGCCTTCGGCGTGAATCGCTTCGTTGAGGTGCGGAGGCGTACCTTCGCTATGCTGTGCTGCTGCCTCAGCCATGGGCCAGTGCCGCCTTTACTGCGTTGCGGGCTGCTTCTTCCGACGCTTGCACGCCGGAAATGCGGGCCACCATGTCGCGCGCCGCGTCGGCTGCGACGGTTTCAATCTCTGCCAACGCTGCCTGACTGGCAGCCTGAATACGCGCTTCGGCTGCGCCGATCCGGCTGGCAATCTCTGCGTCGGCCGCTGCTAGCTGACCTTCGGATGCCTTGGCGGCTTCCGACTTGGCCCGCGCCAGTGTCGCCTGAGTTGCAGCGCGGTTTTCGGCGTCACGCGCGCGATAATCCGCCTCTACTTCATCGGCACGAGCGAACGCAGCCTTGGCCGCATCCAGATCACCGGTGATCTTCGCGTCGCGCGCGTCGGCCGTCGCCTGAACCTTGGGGACCATACCCCGGCCGATGACGAAGAAGACAAAGCCGAACGTCAGCAACATCCAGAAAATTTGGGACGCATATGTTTCGGCGATTTGCGCGATTTGAGGCATTTTGGGTCCGTCCGATCAGGGCACCGTCAATTCATGCGAGCGGACGGAACGGCACTCGCCGCCCTGCCCGCTCGCCAAGCGGTTGTCAGGCCACGAACACCAGGATCATGGCGATAACGAACGCCAGCAGACCCAGAAGTTCTGCAGCGGCGAAACCGATGAACAGCCGGCCCTGCTGGCCGTCAGCAGCGCCCGGATTGCGCAGTGCGCCTTCCAGGAACGATGCGAACACGTTGCCCACACCAAGCGATGCGAGACCCGCACCAATGGCGGCCAGGCCAGCACCGAGCAGCTTTGCGGCTTCTGCGTCCATGTCGTAAACTCC is a window of Sphingobium sp. MI1205 DNA encoding:
- a CDS encoding sensor histidine kinase yields the protein MIHGHADLLRTLNGRGSLALSALRPWRMLDITRLVLAVVYTATSFGFATPRSWAESAENGIILAMLALAAGTLVLSGRSWVTEMRIRKPVVCLDAMLFLALLVVTDPANSPYFSGSLFVAVEIALIVRRRLHVLVAAFAVVTALLTVWTDEVVAVPSEPDAERIALRVLYLAVVIAITGMLLGPGRDTLLERERARRLADSGFPPVKGNAGSFLLQALRIASGGENVAVLFRADSGEPYRFASSRLGDQMPEGNGGLLSVETGWHDCPRGASIILPSDGVGEIYPLSHGGRAWAAALEAETLLTVRVSLGTFDAVGAVQLNDPTHEDVAAIAQRVFESACEELMVRNSLDLAHAIAGARERERLQRELHDSVLQALASIRFQVAPVLDGSIKNPRTVIENVDRIAKDQIATIRWIIDPEEDEEDFAYLPETLSMVVRSLADQWGIRCELKVEDGNCATSAMIGRELSFAVREIVANAVRHAGARTVEFSLQPAGNRIALHVTDDGVPNLARLGSTGAVPSRSLMRRVQALGGEVFLRNIGGRTMIQITVPRK
- the uvrC gene encoding excinuclease ABC subunit UvrC → MSHPQSPDRFHEDKASFTVRGAGVPDIQAGVEAIRTTLKTLPTRPGVYRMQDARGDVLYVGKARALRNRVANYVQVDRLPKRLQRMVAQTRSMTIVTTNSEAEALLLEAQLIKRFRPPYNVLLRDDKSFPFILLREDHDFPRVQKHRGARKYKGRYYGPFASAGSVTRTINALQKLFLLRSCTDSFFANRSRPCLLFQIKRCSAPCVGRIGDADYAELVKDAQDFLGGKSTAVQKKLGEAMEAASAALDFEQAAVLRDRLKALTFIQGSQAINAEGLGDADIFALATKGGAMCIQAFFIRGGQNWGHRSFFPVHTAEVAEDEVLASFMAQFYEEVPPPKLILSDRAPMECDLMTQALSERIGFKVRIEVPQRGDRTRLIKQAQRNAVEALDRRLAETTTQAKVLDDMVEAFGLDGVPDRIEIYDNSHIQGSHALGAMVVAGPEGFRKNAYRKFNMKNPETSNDDFAMMREVFERRFGRAAREDPDRDSGEWPDLVLIDGGKGQLSSARAILEDMGIEDICMIGIAKGPHHGRDGREVFHMPDGREISFPINHPVLFYLQRLRDEAHRFAIGAHRQKRSKAISTSSLDEVPGIGPSRKKALLMHFGTAKAVKSAALEDLLKAPGVSKAVAQLVYDYFHE
- a CDS encoding F0F1 ATP synthase subunit B family protein encodes the protein MAEAAAQHSEGTPPHLNEAIHAEGMEPVGTVAHEGVVPHTDPKAVGMDATAWVSLAMAVFIVILLIKKVPALIGGALDGRIAQIKSQLAEAEKLRAEAEALKGEYEAKLAAAAGEAEAMRKSAESEAATLLEDAKANAVALVARRQKMAEDKIGAAERAAIAGIRTKAVNAATSAAAALIAQKHDAGADKQLVDSAIKSLGAGV
- a CDS encoding F0F1 ATP synthase subunit B family protein, with protein sequence MPQIAQIAETYASQIFWMLLTFGFVFFVIGRGMVPKVQATADARDAKITGDLDAAKAAFARADEVEADYRARDAENRAATQATLARAKSEAAKASEGQLAAADAEIASRIGAAEARIQAASQAALAEIETVAADAARDMVARISGVQASEEAARNAVKAALAHG
- a CDS encoding F0F1 ATP synthase subunit C, coding for MDAEAAKLLGAGLAAIGAGLASLGVGNVFASFLEGALRNPGAADGQQGRLFIGFAAAELLGLLAFVIAMILVFVA